Genomic segment of uncultured Tolumonas sp.:
TCGCAACCTCCTGCTTTACTCCATTTAATAATAATTCTCATTAAGATGTAGTGCAATAGATTTGCTGTTTTTTTATACGGCAACGCTAATGTACTAAACTGTAAAAAGGATGTGTGATACATGTTAATTTAGTTGCTAAATCCACCGTAAGGATTAGGCTAAATCGTATAGCTTTTCACCACATGAGGATTGGCCATGCAAGGAGATAAAGCAGTCATTGCGATGCTCAACAAGGTGCTGACCTGGGAGTTGAGTTCCATCAATCAATATTTCCTGCACGCGCGCTTGTTCCGCCATTTTGGTTTTAATGCGTTGAATGAACATGCGTTCAAAAAATCGATCAAAGACATGAAACAAGCCGATGCCCTGATTGAGCGGATCTTGTTTTTAGACGGTCTACCTAATTTACAGAATCTGGAATATTTGCGCATCGGTGAGCATGCGGAAGAGATGCTGCAATGTGATTTGTCGCTGCAGCAAGATCAGTTGCTGTTATTGCGCGAAGCGATCCAGCTTGCTGAGCAATCAGCCGATTTTGTCACCCGCGATCTGTTGGAAGATATTCTGGAATATGAAGAAGAGTATCTGGATTGGCTGGAAACACAGCAGAATCTGATCGCGACGACCGGTATTCAGAACTATCTGCAAAGCCAGATGTAAGGGGAGAATCATGCAAGGAAAACCGATTGTCATTGCGGAATTGAATAAGCTACTGGCGGGCGAATTAACGGCCATCGATCAGTATTTTATTCATTCCCGTATGTATCAGGATTGGGGCTACAACAAATTATTTGAACGTATCAGCCACGAGTCGGATGAAGAAAAACAACATGCGGCGTGGATCATTGAGCGCATTCTGTTTCTCGAAGGTACACCGGAGATGACGCTGCGTGAGCCGCTGAATGTGGGCAAAACCGTGCCGGATATGCTGAACAGCGATCTGCAACTGGAATACAGTGTGGTCAAAAACCTGAAGGCAGCCATTAAGCTTTGTGAAGCGGAACAGGACTATCAGACCCGTGAAATGCTGGAAAAACAGCTGGATGATACGGAAGTCGACCATGCCTACTGGCTGGAAAAACAACTGCGTTTGATCGATCAGATTGGCTTGCAGAATTATCTGCAATCGCAAATTTAGCCTTCCCTTCTGCTGTCTGAATTGAGAATATGACGCATTCAGGCAGCGGCCCTTTTTTGCTCTGTTATCTGTTGAATGCTGAGCCGCTGTGGTCTGTTTTATTCATCCAGTTTTAAGTCATTATGCGGAACAAGACCATGCGCGTTTTCGTTTTACAACACGTTCCTTTCGAAGAATTAGGCAATATTCAACCTTGGTTAACACAGCACAACGCAGAAGTGCATTATTGCCGTTTATATGCCAATGAGCCGTTACCTGAGGTGGTGGATGTCGATCTGCTGATTGTGCTCGGCGGGCCGATGAGTGTGAATGATGAATCGCATTACCCTTGGCTGGTGGCGGAAAAAACCTTTCTGGCACAGGCGATTGCGGTGGAAAAACCGATTGTTGGCATCTGCTTGGGAGCCCAGTTGATCGCCAGCTGTCAGGGTGCCCGCATTTATTCTAACTATGCCAAAGAGATCGGCTGGTTTGATATTACCGCCGTCGCGGCATCGGGCGATGTATTGTCGTTACCAGCGAGTATGCATGTCTTTCATTGGCATGGCGAAACCTTTGAATTACCAGCCAATGCGGTGTTATTAGCCAGCAGTGTGGCCTGCAATAATCAGATCTTCCAACTGGGTCAGCGTGTGATTGGTTTGCAATGTCATCTGGAAACGACAGCAGACAACGCCCGCAGCATGGTGTTGCATTGTGCCGACGAGCTAACCGGCGGCAGTTTTATTCAAGATGCCGATACGATTTTAGCTGCCAGTGAGGTGCAATATCAGCAACTGAGCCTGCTGATGGCACAGGTGCTGGATTATGTGACGCGACCATAGTGGCTGCAGCTATTTCTGGGCTAGCGACTCAATAAGATCGAGTCGTTGCCGCCATGGGTCGGGTTGTGTACGAGTCTCTGGTGCTCCGTGAGCTGAAAAAATCAGCAGCTCATCACGTTGTCTCGTGTATGGCGCCCAGTAGGGTAACCCGGGCGCATTCGGATTGCCGGTTTTGGCAAAATTGACCCAATAGGTTTGTATTTGCTCTGCCATCGCCTGATCTTCTTTACTGACCTTATGGTCAAGCACAGACGGTAGGGTGTTAAAAACATAGGCTACTTCGCTGGCATGCATGGCGCCTGGAACGGTTGCCCACAGCGAGCTAGCTACATACGAAAAGCGATATTCGTATACGGGTTGCCCTTGTGACGCTGCGGTTCTGGCAATGAATCTGGCGGGTTCAATCATGATCTGATCACCGGCGATTAAGTCAGCAACAGCCGGGAAAATATACATATCGTTTGGGTTGTAGAGTTGTTTGACCTGCTCGCTGTGATCGTGCCCGAGCAAGTCTAGAGCTTGTTGCATGGAGCTGATCTCCGGTGGGAACCCCACATCATTGCTGGTTGCGCCGACAATCAACGGAATATCTATACCGGCGCCAGCTTCGTAGATATACGTAGGATTGGTGGTCACCAATTTTCCGTCGATCATGGCGCCGGAGAAGGTTTTTCCATCATCACTATCCATTTCCGTTTCCATATTCTGCTTATCTATCACATCAATGGCTGATAACGCTCTTAATGCACTCAACGCTTTGATATCACGTCCAAAAATATGATGCATTTCTGCAAATCGTAAGCCTATTTCTTCTGCAGAGGGGTAGCCATTGTCGCTCGGTTTTTGCATCCGGATATTGCTATCTTCTTCTATCCGTCCGCCACCGGATTCAATAATAGCTTTATGAAAGAGGCCTTTTGCTAACGGTGAGGTCATGAGGGCATGGATGGCGTAACCGCCAGCAGATTCACCAAACAAGGTGACATTATTGGGGTCGCCACTGAATGCAGAGATATTGCGCTGTATCCATTTTAAGGCGGCGATTTGATCCATGTACGCATAATTCCCTAATACACCATCGGCGTTTTCTTTACTTAATACAGGGTGAGCGAAAAATCCAAAACGGCCTACGCGATAGTTAAAACTAACCAAAATGACACCGCGCTTAGCGAATTCAGTTCCATCATAAATATCGGCGGAAGTGTCACCATCGACAAAACCACCACCATAAATCCAAACCATGACGGGAAGTTTAGTGTGGGACGCAGTGGCGGGCCGCCAAATATTTAGTACCAAGCAATCTTCGGATAAAACTGTCTTTGGTAAGGCTTGATCCTCCGGCGTTGGATATTGCATACAGTCGTGCCTAAACTGACTGGATTGGCGAACACCAGACCAATTTTTTACCGGCTGCGGAGCTCGCCAGCGGAAAGCGCCTATAGGTGGAGCGGCATAAGGAATACCTTTAAAGGAAATAACTCCATTGGCTTCTCTACCTTGTAACAGGCCATTTTCTATGGCAATCAACGATGTTGCTTGTACCGGTAACCCGAGTAAAAACAAAAGACACATCACCAGAGTAAAGATTTGGATATGAATTTTTTTATCCCGAATGTGTTTCATTTGACGAATTCCGGCTGTTTATTCTTTTTATTTCAGTTTAGTCAGTCAACAGAAACCGGTTACATTTGAGATGAATTAGTACCGTTTACCTGGCTATCTTTGCGATTGTCATCACAAAAATGATCTCTTTGTGTAGTTGTGCAACCGGTTGCATTTTATTGTATCCATAAGACAGTGGCTGTGAGCCATCTGTCATAACCAATAAAAAACACACTGGTTCTTAAGCCGTAGAGGTTTTCACATGAGTTATTCAGGTTTGGCAAAAACAATTCTGCAGCTGGTTGGCGGCGCAGAAAATGTGGATGCATTGGTGCATTGCGCGACTCGTTTACGTTTTACGCTGCACGACAATGGCAAAGCAAAAAAAGAAGAATTAAAAAACTTAGATGGAATTCTAAGTGCGGTAGAAAGTGGTGGCCAGTTTCAGGTGATCGTCGGCAGCCACGTGTCGCATGTTTACAAAGAGTTAATGAGTCTACTCAGTGGCGGCATGGTATCCAGTGCTGAACGCACCGAGAGCAAACCGAAAGGCAATATTGGCAGTCGCATTTTTGAAGTGGTGTCGGGCAGCTTCTCGCCGTTGATTGGTGCCATGGCTGGTTCTGGCATGATCAAAGCCCTGCTGGCGGTGTTAACCATGATGGGTTGGATGGATGCCACCAGCAGCACCTATCTGGTGTTGGCAGCAGCAGCGAACTCGGTGTTCTACTTCCTGCCAGTGCTGCTCGGTATCTCGGCAGCCATCAAAATGGGTGCCAATGGGTATATCGGTGGTGCAATTGGTGCGGCACTGCTAGAACCGAATTTTACCGGCCTGATTGGTTCACACACCGCGACCTTTTTCGGTATTCCGGTAGTAGCGATCAACTACGCCTCTACCGTATTCCCAGTGTTTATTGCGGTGGCTATTCTGGCGGTGTTGGAAAAATTCCTGAAGCGTGTCTGCCCGCATAACATCCAGATGTTTATGGTGCCGATGCTGTGTCTGCTGGTGATTGTACCAATGACCGTCCTGGCATTTGGCCCGTTCGGGGTTTATCTGGGTAATCTGATTGCCGACGGTATCAACTGGCTGAGTGCGCACAGCGGCATCCTGACCGGTGCAGTGATTGGCGGCTCGATGATGTTTCTGGTGGTGCTGGGTCTGCATTGGGGCATCGTGCCGATCATCATTGCTAACTTAGGTGCCGGTGGCGATCCGATATCTGGAATGTGGGCGCCCGCGACCTTCGCTCAGATGGGGGTGGCATTGGCCATCTTCCTGCGCAGTAAAGACGTTAATGTGAAAGCACTGGCGGGCCCGGCAACAGTAACTGGCTTACTGGCTGGCGTCACCGAACCAATCATCTACGGCCTGATCATGCGTTTCCGCCGCACCATTCCGATTGTGGTGCTCGCGGGCGCAGTCGGTGGTGCATTAAACGGTGCTTTCCAAGCGAAACAGACCGCATTTGCCTTCCATAGCTTGCTGTCCATCCCAGTTTTCACACCAGTCCTGCAATATGCTATTGGAATTGGAACCGGTTTCGGTCTGGCGTTATTACTGACCCTGATGTTCGGTTTTGAGAATAAAACCGTCAACGCAGCGAGCCAAAGAAAACCAATGGCCACGACGACTGCTGTTACAACTAGCTGATTTTATAAGGCTTCACCAGTCAGGGTGAAGCTTGATCTCTTTCAGGTACGGAGAAATTAAATGCTGCATAAAAAATTAAAAGATTTTCCAGCGGACTTTTTCTGGGGTGGTTCGACCTCGGCATATCAGGTAGAAGGCGCGTGGGATAAAGATGGCAAAGGCCCGTCGGTGATTGATATGGCGCCAGTGGTGCCTGGCACCACCGATTTTAAAGTGACCAGCGATCATTACCATCACTATAAAGAAGACGTTAAATTGTTCGCGGAATTGGGCTTAAAAGCCTATCGTTTCTCGATTGCCTGGACGCGTATTTTCCCAAATGGCACGGGCGAAATTAATCCGATGGGTGTGGCATTTTATAACAATCTGATCAATGAGTTAAAAGCCCACAATATCGAACCGATCGTGACTATCTATCACTTTGATCTGCCGTATGCACTGCAATTGAAAGGCGGTTGGTCGAATCGTCATACCGTTGATGCGTTTGCATTCTATTGTGAAACCCTGTTCGAATTGTATGGTGACCGAGTGAAATACTGGCTGACCATCAACGAACAGAACATGATGATCTTGCACGGTGATGCGATTGGCACGAAGAGCAGTGTGGCGGTGGAAAATCCGGAAAAAGATCTCTATCAGCAAAACCATCACATGTTGCTGGCACAAGCCAAAGCCATGAAGGCGTGTCACGAAATTCTGCCACACGCGAAGATCGGCCCAGCTCCGAATATTTCAGCGATTTACCCGGCCTCGTCGAAACCAGAAGATGTGCTGGCCGCCAGCAATTGCTCGTCGATCCGTAACTGGTTATATCTGGATATGGCGGTGTATGGTCGTTATAACAATATCGCCTGGAGCTTCCTGGAAGAGCGTAATGCTACTCCGGATATCGAAGAAGGTGATATGGAAATTATGGCTGCGGCGAAGCCTGATTTCATCGCGTTTAACTACTACTCCACCATGACCGTTGCCGCCAGCACGGGTGATGCCAGCGATCGCGGTTCGACCGGTGATCAGCAGATCGTCGTGGGTGAAGTGGGGGTGTTTAAAGGTGCTTCGAACCCGAATTTGAGTAAAAATGCCTTTGGCTGGGAAATTGACCCGGTTGGTTTCCGTAACACGTTGCGTGAGATTTATGAGCGTTATGCATTGCCGCTGATCATCACCGAAAATGGTCTGGGTGCGTTTGATAAAGTGGAAGCAGACGGTTCGATCAATGATGATTATCGCATCGACTTCCTGCAAAAACACATCGATCAAATTCAGCTGGCGATCACCGATGGTGTTGAGGTATTTGGCTTCTGCCCATGGTCGGCGATTGACTTGGTCTCAACGCATCAGGGTTGCAGCAAGCGTTACGGTTTCATCCACGTGAACCGCGATGAGTTTGACTTGAAAGATCTGAAACGTTCCAAGAAAAAGAGCTTCTTCTGGTACAACGAGTTGATCGCGAAAAACGGCGGTAAATAACCGATTGTTGGTTTTAGAACGTAAGGCTCCTATTCAAGGGGCCTTTTTTATACCAAACGAGTACCGTTTCCTTCATTTGTGTACGTAGATCACAAAAAATCCTGCCCGTTTCATTCCTCTTACGTTTTGCGAAATAACTCACAGAAACCGGTTTCAGTCTATGGGAATATGCAACCGGTTGCAGCGCTGCTTGGGGGCACCTGCACAACAACACACACATTAGAATATCTGGGGAAACCCTGGGGTTAGACACTATGAAAAAGATTTTCTTATGCTGCGCCGCTGGTATGTCAACCAGTATGGTCGTCAACAAAATGAAGCAGTCTGCTGCTCAGAAAGGCATCGAAGCCGAAATCATTGCGGTCGCCATGGAAGAGTTCGATAGCACGTTACCAAAGTTCGACTGTTGTCTGCTCGGGCCGCAAATTAAATACAAATTTGAAGAGTTCAAAAAGAAAGCCGATGCGGCAGGCAAACCAATTGCTGTCATCAACAGCATGGATTATGGCATGATGCGTGGCGATAAGATCCTCGCTGATGCATTGGCCATGATGCAATAACAGACACGTCAGGGAGACTCTTATGTCTAATGCATTTTTTGATTTTATCGAAAACAAAGTGAGCCCGATTGCGGCTCGTGCGGGTACGCAACGTCATATCATGGCGGTACGTGATGGTTTTATCGGCGCGATGCCATTCATGATTGTGGGTTCATTCCTGCTGGTGTTTGCTTTCCCGCCATTTTCACCAGACACCACCTTCTTCCTCGGTCAATGGTGGAATGCCATGTCCAAGGCCTACTTCAACGAGATCATGACCCCGTTCAATATGTCGATGGGTATCATGGCTTGTTACATCAGTGCGGGGATCGCCTATAACCTGGCGCAAAGCTACAAATTGGACGCCTTCCCTTGCGCCATGTTGTCACTGATGACCTTCCTGCTGATTGCAGCACCGATGAAAGATGGCACTTTGTCAGCCAGTTTCTTGGGCGGCACTGGTATTTTCACCACCATCATCGTGGGTATCTACGTTACTGAGCTGATGCGTTTCCTGAAAGTGCGCAACATCGGTATCAAATTGCCAGAACAAGTACCGGAAAAAATCCGTCAGTCATTCAATCTGCTGATCCCGGCATTGATTGTTATTCTGACCATTTACCCGCTGAATCTGTTCCTGCAACATCAATTTGGCATGTTGCTGCCTGAACTGATCATGGCGGTATTCAAACCATTGATTTCTGCAGCTGACTCACTGCCAGCGATCCTGTTCGCGGTGTTCCTGTGCCACACTCTGTGGTTTGCCGGTATCCATGGCGCGGCGATTGTCGGCGGTATTCTGGCGCCGTTCTATCTGGTGAACTTGGGCCTGAACCAAGACGCACTGGCGGCTGGCCAAGCACTGCCACACATCTTCGTTGAAGCGTTCTGGTCATTCTTCATCGTGTTGGGCGGTTCAGGTGCGACGTTGTCATTGGTGATTATGTACACCCGCAGTAAATCGGCGCACCTGCGTGCCATCGGTAAATTAGGCATCGTGCCGGCCATTTTCAACATCAACGAACCGGTTATTTTTGGTAGCCCAATCGTGATGAACCCAATCCTGTTCTTCCCATTCGTGGTGGCACCAATGGTGAACGCCACTATCGCATGGTTTGCAGCAAGCACTGGTCTGATTGGCAAAGTGATTTCACTGGTGCCTTGGACTGCACCTGCGCCAATCGGCGCAGCATGGGGTGCCGGCTGGCAGATGGGTAACGGCCTGATGGTAATTGCTCTGCTGGTAGTTGATTTCATGATTTACCTGCCGTTCTTCAAGATTTATGAAAAACAACTGCTGGAGCAGGAAGCAGCGAACGAAGCAGAAATGAATGCTCAGCCTGATGCTGCGTAACTCAGAATTAATAAAGTTGGAGATGTAGAAATGGATATGGAATCAACTGTGATGGAACTCATCATCAATGCTGGCGAAGCGCGTAGTTGTGCCATGCAGGCACTGCGTGCCGCCAAGCAAGGTGATTGGACGTTGGTGAATGAACAGTTAGCAGAAGCCAGTGCCGCGTCAAAGCGTGCTCATGATGTTCAGACCACCTTGATTGGTATGGATGAAGGTTGCGGCAAAATTCCAGTAAACCTGATCATGGTGCATGCACAAGACCACATCATGACCTCGATGCTGGCGCGCGAAATGATTGAAGAGCTGATTGAATTACACCGTCAGCGTCAAAATATTCCAGCCGCTCAAGCCGCGTAATTATTAAGCACTCAGAGAGTATGCCCACTTCAGGGGTGAACACAGCGGCATACTCTTTGAGTCTTAATACTCTTCGTTCTTGAAGTTAAAACATCGTTGACGGCGTTCACTCACCCTAATCACATAGCCTGTCTATGTTCATGGGAATTCGCTCACGTGTCGCCTTGCTGCAACGTCAATTACTTTGAGTATCAATAACAAATAAAAACAACATTAAAGGATTTCTGATCATGACTGGCAAGTTTCCAAAAAATTTCCTCTGGGGTGGCGCGATTGCGGCTAACCAGGTTGAAGGCGCTTACAACGTGGGTGGTAAAGGGTTATCCGTGGCCGATGTGATGCCACGTGGCATTCTGAACTCTGAGCCCGTGTTAGATGGCAAGCTTGGTGATTTTCCTTACCATAGCGCGATCGATTTCTATCACACCTATAAAGACGACAACGCGTTGTTCGCGGAAATGGGCTTTAACTGCCTGCGTCTCTCTATCGGCTGGTCACGTATTTTCCCGAACGGTGATGATGTCCAACCGAATGAAGCGGGCCTGCAATATTATGACGACGTGTTCGATGACCTGCTGAGCAAAGGCATGCAGCCAGTGGTGACATTAAATCACTATGATTTGCCATTAGGCTTGGTGACTAAACATGGTGGCTGGCGCAGTCGTGCCCTGATCGCAGCATATGAAAACTACTGTAAAACCGTGTTTGAACGTTACAAAGAAAAAGTCAAAATCTGGATGACGTTCAACGAAATCAACTGTGTGTTGCATGCACCGTTCACCGCCGCAGGTTTGGTGATTAAAGAAGGTGAAAACAAGCTGCAGTTGCAATTCCAAGCTGCTCACCATCAATTAGTAGCCAGCGCACTGGCGGTGAAAGCCTGTCATGAGATCATTCCGGATGCCAAAATTGGTTGCATGATCGCCGCATGGCCGACTTACCCTGACACTTGCAACCCGGACGATACACTGAAAGCAATGGCGAAAGATCGCCAGATGCTGTTCTTCGGTGACGTTCAGGCGCGTGGTTATTACCCGTCTTACGCCAAACGTCTATTCCGCGAAAATGGTTTTGAAATTGACATGGTGGCCGGTGACGAAGCAATTCTGAAACAGTACGCGGTTGATTATGTCGCCTTCAGCTATTACATGAGCCAAGTGGAAAGTGCCGACCCTGATCGTCGGGAAAAAACCGGTGGCAACCTGATGGGCGGCCTGATGAACCCTTACCTGAAAGCGTCAGAATGGGGTTGGCAGATCGATCCGAAAGGTATGCGTATTATCCTGAACCAACTGTATGACCGTTATCAAAAACCACTGTTCATTGTGGAAAACGGTTTAGGTGCGGTGGATGCCGTCAACGCAGATGATTCCATTAACGATGATTATCGTATCGACTACCTGCGCGACCATTTAGAGCAAGTGGCCGAAGGCATCGCCGATGGCGTAGAACTGATGGGCTACACCACCTGGGGGCCGATTGATCTGGTTAGCGCCTCAACCGGCGAAATGAAAAAACGTTACGGTTTTATCTATGTGGATAAAGACAACGAAGGGCAAGGCACAGGCCGTCGTCTGCGGAAGAAAAGCTTCTACTGGTACAAAGATGTCATTGCGACCAACGGAAATGAACTCTGATCGAGTCAGGTAGTGGAAATGGTAAGCGCCTGAATATCTTACCTTGTGCGTCCTAACACCTGTTTTGCCGGATTGAGCCGCCCCGTGTTCAATCCGGCTTTTTATTGACGTCTATTTTTGCTGTTTTACGGCGTCGATGAATGTCTGCTCAACATCAGTGATACCCAGTCTTTTCCCTTCAGATACAAGCTGCATGGCTTGCTCTAAATGACCATCAACAACGGCTTGTTGAATCGCCAATCGATAATATCGGTGCGTTTGCTCGCTGGTTTTTATCTGTTCTTCATGAGGCGTCGACATTTGTACTTCTGTTTTTGGATTTGCGGACGGTTCATTTATTGCAGATTGATTGCTAACTGCGCCGATAAGTGGCGTCTGCGTATTTAATAGGTTTTTTAATTGATTTGGTTGTGTATCAATTTGCATATCAATTAAACCCCAAGGTGAAAATGGAATTTCCAATTCAGAATAAGATAACCCCTTCACATCCATTGCTTTTTCTTTAAGTTGTTCTGGGTGGGGAATAGCAATCGTTTTATCTAATTGGCGCATATCCGCATAAATGATGAGATAGTTTTCCTCTGGAAGTAGAGTAATTTGGGTCTTTAAACTGGGGTCGGACAGTAATTTTGCATCAGTAACTGCAAAGTCTGAAAAAGGGATTGTTCTAGTGGGTTGGAAATGAGCATCTAATAATTGTAACTGTGCTGGAAATACGGTTTTGCCGATTAACGATTGCACCGTTAACGCGCTGCTCCGCTGATGATCCAGAATTTTGGCTGCGTAGAAATAACTTTTTTCCCCTGCAAACATCATCGCAGGGGAGTGGCTGTTGATAATAACCTTTCCCCGATTCAACGGAATATAGGTGATATCTTTGAAAGCCTGGCAGCATAGTGTTGCTTGCGTTAATGAGCGTGTCGCCTGTGGTCTCGAATCATTCATTAGCAAATCATCCTCTGCTGGTGATCCTGACATAGCACAGCCATGTAAGACAGTGGAGAGAGATAGTACCGCTAGGCTCTGGATCCATACTGAATTCATCATTACTCCTGAATTGAATGTTTATTGCCGTACATGTCGTGCATCAATGCAATATAGGAAACCTACTTTTATTCGTTGGTTCTGTATTTATCACATTTGAAACCGA
This window contains:
- a CDS encoding glycoside hydrolase family 1 protein, which gives rise to MLHKKLKDFPADFFWGGSTSAYQVEGAWDKDGKGPSVIDMAPVVPGTTDFKVTSDHYHHYKEDVKLFAELGLKAYRFSIAWTRIFPNGTGEINPMGVAFYNNLINELKAHNIEPIVTIYHFDLPYALQLKGGWSNRHTVDAFAFYCETLFELYGDRVKYWLTINEQNMMILHGDAIGTKSSVAVENPEKDLYQQNHHMLLAQAKAMKACHEILPHAKIGPAPNISAIYPASSKPEDVLAASNCSSIRNWLYLDMAVYGRYNNIAWSFLEERNATPDIEEGDMEIMAAAKPDFIAFNYYSTMTVAASTGDASDRGSTGDQQIVVGEVGVFKGASNPNLSKNAFGWEIDPVGFRNTLREIYERYALPLIITENGLGAFDKVEADGSINDDYRIDFLQKHIDQIQLAITDGVEVFGFCPWSAIDLVSTHQGCSKRYGFIHVNRDEFDLKDLKRSKKKSFFWYNELIAKNGGK
- a CDS encoding amidotransferase, translated to MRVFVLQHVPFEELGNIQPWLTQHNAEVHYCRLYANEPLPEVVDVDLLIVLGGPMSVNDESHYPWLVAEKTFLAQAIAVEKPIVGICLGAQLIASCQGARIYSNYAKEIGWFDITAVAASGDVLSLPASMHVFHWHGETFELPANAVLLASSVACNNQIFQLGQRVIGLQCHLETTADNARSMVLHCADELTGGSFIQDADTILAASEVQYQQLSLLMAQVLDYVTRP
- a CDS encoding PTS lactose/cellobiose transporter subunit IIA, which encodes MDMESTVMELIINAGEARSCAMQALRAAKQGDWTLVNEQLAEASAASKRAHDVQTTLIGMDEGCGKIPVNLIMVHAQDHIMTSMLAREMIEELIELHRQRQNIPAAQAA
- the bfr gene encoding bacterioferritin: MQGDKAVIAMLNKVLTWELSSINQYFLHARLFRHFGFNALNEHAFKKSIKDMKQADALIERILFLDGLPNLQNLEYLRIGEHAEEMLQCDLSLQQDQLLLLREAIQLAEQSADFVTRDLLEDILEYEEEYLDWLETQQNLIATTGIQNYLQSQM
- a CDS encoding PTS sugar transporter subunit IIC gives rise to the protein MSNAFFDFIENKVSPIAARAGTQRHIMAVRDGFIGAMPFMIVGSFLLVFAFPPFSPDTTFFLGQWWNAMSKAYFNEIMTPFNMSMGIMACYISAGIAYNLAQSYKLDAFPCAMLSLMTFLLIAAPMKDGTLSASFLGGTGIFTTIIVGIYVTELMRFLKVRNIGIKLPEQVPEKIRQSFNLLIPALIVILTIYPLNLFLQHQFGMLLPELIMAVFKPLISAADSLPAILFAVFLCHTLWFAGIHGAAIVGGILAPFYLVNLGLNQDALAAGQALPHIFVEAFWSFFIVLGGSGATLSLVIMYTRSKSAHLRAIGKLGIVPAIFNINEPVIFGSPIVMNPILFFPFVVAPMVNATIAWFAASTGLIGKVISLVPWTAPAPIGAAWGAGWQMGNGLMVIALLVVDFMIYLPFFKIYEKQLLEQEAANEAEMNAQPDAA
- a CDS encoding 6-phospho-beta-glucosidase; the encoded protein is MTGKFPKNFLWGGAIAANQVEGAYNVGGKGLSVADVMPRGILNSEPVLDGKLGDFPYHSAIDFYHTYKDDNALFAEMGFNCLRLSIGWSRIFPNGDDVQPNEAGLQYYDDVFDDLLSKGMQPVVTLNHYDLPLGLVTKHGGWRSRALIAAYENYCKTVFERYKEKVKIWMTFNEINCVLHAPFTAAGLVIKEGENKLQLQFQAAHHQLVASALAVKACHEIIPDAKIGCMIAAWPTYPDTCNPDDTLKAMAKDRQMLFFGDVQARGYYPSYAKRLFRENGFEIDMVAGDEAILKQYAVDYVAFSYYMSQVESADPDRREKTGGNLMGGLMNPYLKASEWGWQIDPKGMRIILNQLYDRYQKPLFIVENGLGAVDAVNADDSINDDYRIDYLRDHLEQVAEGIADGVELMGYTTWGPIDLVSASTGEMKKRYGFIYVDKDNEGQGTGRRLRKKSFYWYKDVIATNGNEL
- a CDS encoding MalM family protein → MMNSVWIQSLAVLSLSTVLHGCAMSGSPAEDDLLMNDSRPQATRSLTQATLCCQAFKDITYIPLNRGKVIINSHSPAMMFAGEKSYFYAAKILDHQRSSALTVQSLIGKTVFPAQLQLLDAHFQPTRTIPFSDFAVTDAKLLSDPSLKTQITLLPEENYLIIYADMRQLDKTIAIPHPEQLKEKAMDVKGLSYSELEIPFSPWGLIDMQIDTQPNQLKNLLNTQTPLIGAVSNQSAINEPSANPKTEVQMSTPHEEQIKTSEQTHRYYRLAIQQAVVDGHLEQAMQLVSEGKRLGITDVEQTFIDAVKQQK
- a CDS encoding carboxylesterase family protein codes for the protein MKHIRDKKIHIQIFTLVMCLLFLLGLPVQATSLIAIENGLLQGREANGVISFKGIPYAAPPIGAFRWRAPQPVKNWSGVRQSSQFRHDCMQYPTPEDQALPKTVLSEDCLVLNIWRPATASHTKLPVMVWIYGGGFVDGDTSADIYDGTEFAKRGVILVSFNYRVGRFGFFAHPVLSKENADGVLGNYAYMDQIAALKWIQRNISAFSGDPNNVTLFGESAGGYAIHALMTSPLAKGLFHKAIIESGGGRIEEDSNIRMQKPSDNGYPSAEEIGLRFAEMHHIFGRDIKALSALRALSAIDVIDKQNMETEMDSDDGKTFSGAMIDGKLVTTNPTYIYEAGAGIDIPLIVGATSNDVGFPPEISSMQQALDLLGHDHSEQVKQLYNPNDMYIFPAVADLIAGDQIMIEPARFIARTAASQGQPVYEYRFSYVASSLWATVPGAMHASEVAYVFNTLPSVLDHKVSKEDQAMAEQIQTYWVNFAKTGNPNAPGLPYWAPYTRQRDELLIFSAHGAPETRTQPDPWRQRLDLIESLAQK
- a CDS encoding PTS sugar transporter subunit IIB gives rise to the protein MKKIFLCCAAGMSTSMVVNKMKQSAAQKGIEAEIIAVAMEEFDSTLPKFDCCLLGPQIKYKFEEFKKKADAAGKPIAVINSMDYGMMRGDKILADALAMMQ
- the bfr gene encoding bacterioferritin — protein: MQGKPIVIAELNKLLAGELTAIDQYFIHSRMYQDWGYNKLFERISHESDEEKQHAAWIIERILFLEGTPEMTLREPLNVGKTVPDMLNSDLQLEYSVVKNLKAAIKLCEAEQDYQTREMLEKQLDDTEVDHAYWLEKQLRLIDQIGLQNYLQSQI
- a CDS encoding PTS transporter subunit EIIC gives rise to the protein MSYSGLAKTILQLVGGAENVDALVHCATRLRFTLHDNGKAKKEELKNLDGILSAVESGGQFQVIVGSHVSHVYKELMSLLSGGMVSSAERTESKPKGNIGSRIFEVVSGSFSPLIGAMAGSGMIKALLAVLTMMGWMDATSSTYLVLAAAANSVFYFLPVLLGISAAIKMGANGYIGGAIGAALLEPNFTGLIGSHTATFFGIPVVAINYASTVFPVFIAVAILAVLEKFLKRVCPHNIQMFMVPMLCLLVIVPMTVLAFGPFGVYLGNLIADGINWLSAHSGILTGAVIGGSMMFLVVLGLHWGIVPIIIANLGAGGDPISGMWAPATFAQMGVALAIFLRSKDVNVKALAGPATVTGLLAGVTEPIIYGLIMRFRRTIPIVVLAGAVGGALNGAFQAKQTAFAFHSLLSIPVFTPVLQYAIGIGTGFGLALLLTLMFGFENKTVNAASQRKPMATTTAVTTS